From Halapricum desulfuricans, a single genomic window includes:
- a CDS encoding DUF2391 family protein — translation MGTRGDGDEPDVSDIFDRLEELAETVDSAEERREVEAVMDLASEATRSDAAFGRVIWGFDRADASEALLGALLFGIPMAVEGGTQEIGAFLAGHPLLLAGTGLAAVSITIGVLYVAEIQDVRVKNRLFGIVPYRLVGVLTISFLLAVTMLTGWGRVDWNEPVVALANVVVAFVPMSLGAALGDILPGS, via the coding sequence GTGGGAACGCGCGGCGACGGGGACGAACCGGACGTGAGCGACATCTTCGATAGACTCGAAGAACTGGCCGAGACGGTCGACTCGGCCGAAGAACGCCGGGAGGTCGAGGCGGTGATGGACCTCGCTTCGGAAGCGACACGTTCGGACGCCGCGTTCGGGCGCGTCATCTGGGGGTTCGATCGTGCGGACGCGTCGGAAGCGCTACTTGGGGCCCTGCTCTTCGGAATCCCGATGGCTGTGGAGGGTGGAACCCAGGAGATCGGCGCATTTCTGGCCGGTCATCCGCTGTTGCTCGCGGGGACGGGGCTGGCCGCCGTTTCGATCACCATCGGGGTGCTGTACGTCGCCGAGATCCAGGACGTCCGCGTCAAGAACCGCCTGTTCGGAATCGTTCCGTACCGACTCGTGGGTGTCCTCACCATTTCCTTCCTGCTGGCAGTCACTATGCTGACGGGATGGGGGCGGGTCGACTGGAACGAGCCGGTCGTCGCGCTCGCGAACGTCGTCGTCGCGTTTGTTCCGATGTCCCTCGGCGCGGCCCTCGGGGACATCCTCCCGGGGAGTTAA
- a CDS encoding helicase HerA domain-containing protein: MSDERTITVAEVSDGPGGTGDPGTDVSLPVVELLTGRGFVTGKSGSGKSNTASVVAENLLDAGFGLLIVDIDGEYYGLKEEYEILHVGADEECDIQVTTEHAEKIANLALEQNVPIILDISSFLDDEEAEALLTEVSKHLFAKAKKLKQPFLLLVEEVHEWIPENGSVGEVGKMLIKIGKRGRKHGLGMVGISQRPADVKKDYITQCDWLVWHRLTWNNDTKVVRRVLDGEYADAVEDLGDGEAFLMTDWSESIRRVQFHRKQTFDAGATPGLDDFERPELKSVSDDLVSELQAISEQERQRENAIAELREEIEKKNSRIAELETELQDARDLSRMADQFVDALLDQVEGASPGRTEAERMRARRQRREGQAPPASEQDGERVASDPGDETDPADAEPTTDDSETGVGEETSSAEAEEAAEAFAAVMGEDGDAADTDPGDVETAGAETADTDATDGVEQPGSNGDGDLSAFDFSDADMPAFGFETPELADTNGDGAAAETDGTAADGVATATDGSEDGRANQPQGSDDDAIAEAVGAVDEAEAPTVDSPTPPAVSSLRSEIRNLDAKARRMLAYYDDQGPATPLDAHFVAGGTGDRTDAYAYNRTLRTAGLIEHVGRGNYDICLRQRLDEATNGRLEDRELDAFRALLATSFERSEGS, encoded by the coding sequence ATGAGTGACGAGCGGACGATCACGGTCGCGGAAGTGAGCGACGGCCCCGGCGGGACCGGCGACCCCGGAACCGACGTTTCGTTGCCCGTTGTGGAACTGCTGACTGGTCGCGGATTCGTCACTGGGAAGAGCGGTAGCGGTAAGAGTAACACCGCCTCTGTCGTCGCTGAGAACCTATTAGACGCGGGTTTCGGGCTCCTCATCGTCGATATCGACGGGGAGTATTACGGCCTCAAGGAGGAATACGAGATCCTCCACGTCGGCGCCGACGAGGAGTGTGACATCCAGGTCACCACCGAGCACGCCGAGAAGATCGCCAACCTCGCTCTCGAGCAGAACGTCCCGATCATCCTCGATATCTCCTCATTTCTGGACGACGAGGAAGCCGAGGCGCTGCTGACGGAGGTTTCGAAGCATCTCTTCGCGAAGGCCAAGAAGCTCAAACAGCCCTTCCTGCTGCTCGTCGAGGAAGTCCACGAGTGGATCCCCGAGAACGGCAGCGTCGGCGAAGTGGGAAAGATGCTGATCAAGATCGGCAAGCGCGGCCGCAAGCACGGCCTCGGGATGGTCGGGATCAGCCAGCGGCCCGCCGACGTCAAGAAGGACTACATCACCCAGTGTGACTGGCTCGTCTGGCACCGCCTGACCTGGAACAACGATACGAAGGTAGTCCGGCGAGTCCTGGACGGCGAGTACGCCGACGCCGTCGAGGACCTGGGCGACGGTGAGGCCTTCCTGATGACCGACTGGTCGGAATCGATCCGGCGGGTCCAGTTCCACCGCAAGCAGACCTTCGACGCCGGGGCGACGCCCGGACTGGACGACTTCGAGCGCCCGGAGCTGAAATCCGTCAGCGACGACCTCGTCTCCGAGTTGCAGGCGATCAGCGAGCAGGAACGACAGCGCGAGAACGCGATCGCCGAACTGCGCGAGGAGATCGAGAAGAAGAACTCCCGGATCGCCGAACTCGAAACGGAGCTGCAGGACGCCCGCGACCTGAGCCGGATGGCCGACCAGTTCGTCGACGCGCTGCTGGACCAGGTGGAGGGTGCCAGCCCCGGTCGAACGGAGGCCGAACGGATGCGCGCCCGACGGCAACGACGCGAAGGGCAGGCTCCGCCGGCGTCCGAGCAAGACGGCGAGAGAGTGGCGTCAGATCCTGGCGACGAGACAGACCCGGCAGACGCCGAGCCGACGACCGACGACTCAGAGACGGGTGTCGGGGAGGAGACCTCGTCGGCGGAGGCCGAAGAGGCCGCGGAGGCGTTCGCGGCCGTAATGGGTGAAGACGGAGACGCTGCGGACACCGACCCCGGTGACGTGGAAACTGCTGGCGCGGAGACGGCCGACACAGACGCCACCGACGGGGTCGAACAGCCGGGATCGAACGGCGACGGGGATCTATCGGCATTTGACTTTTCAGACGCTGATATGCCGGCGTTCGGGTTCGAGACGCCGGAGTTGGCGGACACAAACGGAGACGGAGCGGCGGCCGAGACTGACGGGACGGCAGCCGACGGTGTCGCGACCGCCACGGACGGGAGTGAGGACGGCCGAGCAAACCAGCCACAGGGCAGCGACGACGATGCGATCGCCGAGGCGGTCGGGGCCGTCGACGAGGCCGAAGCGCCGACTGTGGATAGCCCGACCCCGCCGGCGGTATCGTCGCTCCGGTCGGAGATCCGGAACCTCGACGCCAAGGCGCGCCGGATGCTCGCGTACTACGACGACCAGGGGCCGGCGACACCGCTTGACGCACACTTCGTCGCCGGCGGCACCGGCGATCGGACCGACGCCTACGCCTACAATCGAACGCTTCGAACCGCGGGACTGATCGAGCACGTCGGACGAGGGAACTACGACATCTGTCTCCGCCAGCGTCTCGACGAAGCGACGAACGGCCGCCTCGAAGACCGTGAACTCGACGCGTTCCGAGCGTTGCTGGCCACCTCCTTCGAACGATCCGAAGGGTCGTGA
- a CDS encoding beta-CASP ribonuclease aCPSF1 — protein MSRVDQKLEEIEETIHNEVPAGISISDVTFEGPELVIYTRDPKQFAQDGDLVRRLASKLRKRITVRPDPDVLTRPEDARDRIRSVIPDEAGVTDLDFHADTGEVVIEAEKPGLVIGRHGTTMREITQEVGWTPEVVRTPPIESSTVENVRNFLKQERDERRDILERIGRQIHREEMSDDQWVRITTLGCCREVGRAAFIVSTPETRVLVDCGDKPGAEGEVPYLQVPEALGAGASSLDAVVLTHAHLDHSALIPLLFKYGYDGPIYTTEPTRDLMGLLTLDYLDVAAKEGRTPPYDSEMVREAIKHTVPIEYGDVTDISPDIKLTLHNAGHILGSSIAHFHIGDGLYNIAFSGDIHYEDTRLFNGAVNEFPRVETLVLESTYGGRNDYQTDQEDSEEKLKEVINDTYEKGGKVLIPAFAVGRSQELMLVLEEAMRSGDIPEMPVHLDGMIWEATAIHTTYPEYLRDDLRDRIFHDDENPFLAEQFNHIDGGEEERQEVTDDDPSIILSTSGMVTGGPIMSWLEHLGSDPDSKLVFVGYQAQGTLGRRIQNGWDEIPVGNDAGRSDTMKMRMDVETVDGFSGHADRQGLENFVKTMSPRPEKVLCVHGDESSVQDLSSALYHEYNMRTFAPKNLETFRFL, from the coding sequence ATGAGCAGAGTAGATCAGAAACTCGAAGAGATAGAGGAAACGATTCACAACGAGGTTCCGGCCGGGATTTCGATTTCGGATGTCACATTCGAGGGTCCGGAACTGGTAATCTATACCCGTGATCCAAAGCAGTTCGCCCAGGATGGGGACCTGGTGCGGCGTCTCGCATCCAAGCTCCGCAAGCGGATCACGGTCCGCCCCGACCCGGACGTACTTACGCGGCCGGAGGACGCCCGCGACCGGATCCGATCGGTCATCCCCGACGAGGCAGGCGTCACCGACCTGGACTTTCACGCCGACACTGGCGAGGTCGTCATTGAGGCCGAGAAGCCCGGCCTCGTCATCGGTCGCCACGGCACGACGATGCGCGAGATTACCCAGGAGGTCGGCTGGACGCCCGAGGTCGTTCGGACGCCGCCAATCGAGTCCTCGACAGTCGAGAACGTGCGGAACTTCCTCAAACAGGAGCGCGACGAGCGCCGGGACATCCTCGAACGGATCGGCCGCCAGATCCACCGCGAGGAGATGTCCGACGACCAGTGGGTCCGGATCACGACGCTGGGTTGTTGCCGGGAAGTCGGTCGGGCCGCGTTCATCGTCTCGACGCCCGAGACGCGGGTGCTCGTCGACTGCGGCGACAAACCGGGGGCCGAGGGGGAAGTGCCGTACCTCCAGGTGCCGGAAGCGCTGGGTGCCGGCGCGAGTTCGCTGGACGCGGTCGTGTTGACTCACGCCCACCTGGACCACTCGGCACTCATTCCACTACTGTTCAAGTACGGCTACGACGGTCCGATCTACACGACCGAGCCGACCCGCGATCTGATGGGACTGCTCACGCTGGACTACCTCGACGTTGCGGCCAAGGAGGGCCGGACACCGCCGTATGACTCGGAGATGGTTCGGGAAGCGATCAAACACACCGTCCCGATCGAGTACGGCGACGTGACCGACATCTCCCCGGACATCAAGCTCACGCTCCACAACGCCGGACACATTCTCGGCTCCTCGATCGCACACTTCCACATCGGCGACGGGCTGTACAACATCGCTTTCTCGGGAGACATCCACTACGAGGACACGCGCCTGTTCAACGGCGCGGTCAACGAGTTCCCCCGCGTCGAGACGCTCGTGCTCGAATCGACCTACGGTGGTCGAAACGACTACCAGACCGACCAGGAGGACTCCGAAGAGAAGTTGAAAGAGGTCATCAACGACACCTACGAGAAGGGCGGCAAGGTCCTGATTCCCGCCTTCGCGGTCGGTCGCTCCCAGGAGTTGATGCTCGTGCTCGAGGAAGCGATGCGGAGCGGTGATATTCCGGAGATGCCGGTCCACCTCGACGGGATGATCTGGGAGGCGACGGCGATTCACACGACCTATCCCGAGTACCTGCGGGACGACCTTCGCGACCGCATCTTTCACGACGACGAGAACCCCTTCCTGGCCGAGCAGTTCAACCACATCGACGGCGGCGAGGAAGAGCGCCAGGAGGTCACAGACGACGATCCGTCGATCATCCTCTCGACGTCCGGGATGGTCACCGGCGGTCCGATCATGTCCTGGCTCGAACACCTCGGTAGCGATCCGGATTCGAAACTCGTGTTCGTCGGCTACCAGGCACAGGGGACGCTCGGCCGGCGGATCCAGAACGGCTGGGACGAGATCCCCGTCGGCAACGACGCAGGTCGGTCGGACACGATGAAGATGCGGATGGACGTCGAGACCGTCGACGGGTTCTCCGGCCACGCCGACCGCCAGGGCCTGGAGAATTTCGTGAAGACGATGAGTCCCCGACCCGAGAAGGTCCTCTGTGTTCACGGTGACGAATCGTCGGTACAGGACCTCTCCTCGGCGCTGTACCACGAGTACAACATGCGGACGTTCGCGCCGAAGAACCTCGAAACGTTCCGATTCTTGTAA
- a CDS encoding RAD55 family ATPase, translating into MQDRLRTGIDVLDRKLDGGIPAGSIVVLNANPASQAELFLYELTATRGTLYLSLDRSKQAIRDSLEHSPTNTGEPTVRHVSGEAPLDNASKLVSALPETSNLIIDPLDVLEEQEPPSRFRSFMNDLQNHIFNTGSLAVLHCLDGRSVPPLRDTTEHFADVIFQMDTTIEGDEVENQLSIPKFRGGRAPTNVIKLNLVEEVSIDTSRDIA; encoded by the coding sequence ATGCAGGATCGGCTCCGGACCGGGATCGATGTCCTCGACCGGAAGTTGGACGGTGGCATCCCGGCCGGAAGTATCGTCGTGTTGAATGCCAATCCGGCGAGTCAGGCGGAGCTGTTTCTCTACGAGTTGACCGCGACCCGCGGGACGCTGTATCTGTCGCTGGATCGCTCGAAGCAGGCGATCCGGGACAGCCTCGAACACTCGCCGACCAACACCGGTGAGCCAACTGTCCGGCACGTCTCCGGCGAAGCACCGCTCGACAACGCCAGCAAACTCGTCAGTGCGCTCCCGGAGACCTCGAACCTCATCATCGACCCGCTGGACGTTCTGGAGGAACAGGAGCCCCCCTCGCGGTTCCGGAGTTTCATGAACGACCTCCAGAATCACATCTTCAACACCGGCAGTCTCGCTGTGTTGCACTGTCTGGACGGGCGGTCGGTCCCGCCGCTTCGGGACACGACCGAGCACTTCGCGGACGTCATCTTCCAGATGGACACGACGATCGAGGGCGACGAGGTCGAAAACCAGCTGTCGATCCCCAAGTTCCGCGGCGGGCGCGCGCCGACGAACGTCATCAAACTCAACCTCGTCGAAGAGGTCAGCATCGACACCAGCCGGGACATCGCCTAG
- a CDS encoding FKBP-type peptidyl-prolyl cis-trans isomerase: protein MSNDSEAEEADTEEETADEETEGLQNGDFIELDYTAWTVEGDQLVDTTDPEVAEEEGVGEEQEFGPRTIVLGQGHIFETVEDDILGKEVGDSGSVTVPASEAFGEYDEDEVRTVSANKIPEDDRYPGAHIDIDGEHGHVETIIGGRARVDFNHPLAGEDIEYNYEVLREIDDREEKAQGLIQMFLDMELEVWFETETVEEEQLVEPDEEADEEAEPETETVEVEEETLYIEATPQLTMNQQWMMGKQQIAQELTQQLGVDRIIVQEEIGGGGMMGGMGGMMGGAGGDVDVDLEEAVEDMDLEDADVDADEIVDELED from the coding sequence ATGAGTAACGATTCCGAGGCCGAGGAGGCCGACACCGAAGAAGAGACGGCCGACGAAGAAACTGAGGGACTCCAGAACGGCGACTTCATCGAGCTGGACTACACTGCCTGGACGGTCGAGGGCGACCAGCTCGTCGACACGACCGACCCGGAAGTCGCCGAAGAAGAGGGCGTCGGCGAAGAGCAGGAGTTCGGTCCGCGGACGATCGTCCTCGGCCAGGGCCACATCTTCGAGACTGTCGAAGACGACATCCTCGGCAAGGAGGTCGGCGATAGCGGCTCTGTCACAGTCCCCGCGTCCGAGGCCTTCGGCGAGTACGACGAAGACGAGGTTCGAACCGTCAGCGCCAACAAGATCCCCGAAGACGACCGCTACCCCGGCGCACACATCGATATCGACGGCGAGCACGGTCACGTCGAGACGATCATCGGCGGTCGCGCGCGCGTCGATTTCAACCACCCCCTTGCGGGTGAGGATATCGAGTACAACTACGAGGTCCTCCGAGAGATCGACGACCGCGAGGAGAAGGCCCAGGGTCTCATCCAGATGTTCCTCGATATGGAACTGGAGGTCTGGTTCGAGACCGAGACCGTCGAGGAAGAGCAGCTCGTCGAGCCCGACGAGGAAGCGGACGAAGAGGCCGAGCCCGAGACCGAGACCGTCGAAGTCGAGGAGGAGACGCTGTACATCGAAGCGACGCCCCAGCTGACGATGAACCAGCAGTGGATGATGGGCAAACAGCAGATCGCCCAGGAACTCACCCAGCAGCTCGGCGTCGATCGGATCATCGTCCAGGAGGAGATCGGCGGTGGCGGCATGATGGGCGGCATGGGCGGCATGATGGGCGGCGCCGGCGGTGACGTCGATGTTGACCTCGAAGAAGCCGTCGAAGACATGGATCTCGAAGACGCCGACGTCGACGCCGACGAGATCGTCGACGAGCTCGAAGACTAA
- the cyaB gene encoding class IV adenylate cyclase, with translation MYEVELKLRADHDRVRERLEALAAERVQSLTQADTYYDAPHRDFAATDEAVRVREETRDGDRVTRITYKGPKIEAESKTREELETTVGDGETVRELFESLGFEPVATVRKDREYFTVSGLTVTLDTVEDVGEFVEVETDVETADGVEPAREAAVELLVDLGLDLDNQLRTSYLELLLADDTPEDTQE, from the coding sequence ATGTACGAGGTTGAGTTGAAGCTCCGCGCCGATCACGATCGGGTGCGCGAACGTCTCGAAGCGCTAGCTGCCGAGCGCGTCCAGAGTCTCACACAGGCGGATACCTACTACGACGCGCCGCATCGGGACTTCGCGGCGACCGACGAGGCCGTCCGGGTTCGCGAGGAGACCCGGGACGGCGACAGGGTGACCCGGATCACGTACAAAGGCCCCAAGATCGAGGCCGAGTCGAAGACCCGCGAGGAACTGGAGACGACGGTCGGCGACGGCGAGACGGTCAGGGAACTTTTCGAGTCACTCGGGTTCGAACCGGTCGCGACCGTCCGCAAGGACCGCGAGTACTTCACCGTCTCCGGGCTCACTGTCACGCTCGATACCGTCGAGGACGTCGGCGAGTTCGTCGAGGTCGAAACCGACGTCGAGACCGCGGACGGGGTCGAGCCCGCTCGCGAGGCGGCCGTCGAGCTGCTCGTCGATCTCGGGCTGGATCTCGACAACCAGCTGCGGACCTCGTATCTCGAACTCCTGCTCGCGGACGACACGCCGGAGGATACCCAGGAGTAA
- a CDS encoding methionine adenosyltransferase translates to MSQRNIRVQPTEDRAVEEQDVEIVERKGIGHPDSICDGVAESVSRALAQEYLDRYGTVLHYNTDETQLVAGTAAPAFGGGEVLDPIYLLVVGRATKTYDGQRFPAESIALEAARDYLDETFPDLDVGTDVIVDVKLGEGSGDLQEVFGEDGTVPMANDTSYGVGHAPLTETEQIVLNTERQLNGPYSDDNPAVGQDVKVMGKREGDHIDVTVAVAVIDDYVENMSEYRETIEGVREYVSDLAGEYTDRSVEVHVNTADNYDEGAIYLTTTGTSAEQGDDGSVGRGNRANGLITPNRPMSMEATSGKNPVNHIGKIYNLLSTKIAQSVAEQVEGIQEVQIRLLSQIGQPIDKPHVADAQLVTDDGVSVADVESEVQATIDDELANITDVTEAVIEGDISTF, encoded by the coding sequence ATGAGTCAGCGGAACATCCGGGTCCAGCCGACCGAAGACAGAGCAGTCGAAGAGCAGGACGTAGAGATCGTCGAGCGAAAGGGGATCGGTCACCCCGACTCGATCTGTGACGGCGTCGCCGAGAGCGTCTCACGCGCGCTCGCCCAAGAGTATCTCGACCGCTACGGGACGGTGCTGCACTACAATACTGACGAGACGCAACTAGTCGCGGGGACGGCCGCGCCGGCTTTCGGCGGCGGCGAAGTGCTCGATCCCATCTATCTGCTCGTCGTCGGGCGCGCGACGAAGACCTACGACGGACAGCGCTTCCCCGCCGAGTCGATCGCGCTGGAAGCCGCTCGGGACTACCTCGATGAGACGTTCCCGGACCTGGACGTCGGAACGGACGTGATCGTCGACGTCAAACTCGGGGAAGGTAGCGGGGATCTCCAGGAAGTCTTCGGTGAGGACGGCACGGTTCCGATGGCCAACGACACCTCCTATGGCGTCGGTCACGCACCACTGACCGAGACCGAGCAAATCGTCCTGAATACTGAACGGCAGCTCAACGGCCCCTACAGCGACGACAACCCGGCGGTCGGACAGGATGTCAAGGTGATGGGCAAACGCGAGGGCGATCACATCGATGTCACTGTCGCTGTCGCGGTCATTGATGACTACGTCGAAAATATGAGCGAGTACCGCGAGACGATCGAGGGCGTTCGCGAGTACGTCTCCGATCTCGCGGGTGAGTACACTGACCGGTCGGTCGAGGTTCACGTCAACACCGCCGACAACTACGACGAGGGTGCGATCTACCTCACGACCACCGGGACGAGCGCCGAGCAGGGCGACGACGGGTCGGTCGGTCGTGGCAACCGTGCGAACGGCCTCATCACGCCGAACCGCCCGATGAGCATGGAGGCGACTTCCGGAAAGAACCCGGTCAACCACATCGGAAAGATCTACAACCTCCTCTCGACGAAGATTGCCCAGTCGGTCGCCGAACAGGTCGAAGGAATTCAAGAGGTCCAGATCCGCCTGCTCAGCCAGATCGGCCAGCCGATCGACAAACCCCACGTCGCCGACGCGCAACTGGTCACTGACGACGGCGTCTCCGTGGCTGACGTCGAGTCCGAGGTCCAGGCGACGATCGACGACGAACTCGCCAACATCACTGATGTCACCGAAGCCGTCATCGAGGGCGACATCTCGACGTTCTGA
- a CDS encoding tRNA sulfurtransferase, whose protein sequence is MHPPAAGTVLVRHGELGVKSDQVRIKMERQLQGHIDALLADRSISGTVRTERNRLYVRTDPKHIEDATEAATDAFGVVSASPAVRVEPELDAILAAMKRATEREYDGGAFAVRARRAGSSDAHPFSSTDLEQEGGAAVGETIESLGAEPTVDLDDPDFTVFVECRPEKAFVFLEKREGPGGLPLGSQRPLVALLSGGHDSPVAAWEAMRRGSPIVPLYVDLGEFGGTDHRARAVATADRLAELAPQYDMRLRVAPAGNLVADLLAAVDATRMLSLRRAMLAMADAVADDHDAVGVVTGESIGQKSSQTTANLAVTDRATDLPVHRPLVTTDKTDILERARDLGTYEDTSIPAGCNRVAPEYPETNATLEAVEAAEPADLFERVRAIADDRTIVE, encoded by the coding sequence ATGCACCCGCCGGCTGCCGGGACCGTCCTCGTCCGCCACGGCGAACTCGGCGTCAAGAGCGACCAGGTCCGCATCAAGATGGAGCGCCAGCTCCAGGGCCACATCGACGCCCTGCTTGCGGATCGCTCGATCTCCGGGACGGTCCGAACCGAGCGCAACCGGCTCTACGTCCGGACCGATCCCAAGCATATCGAGGACGCCACCGAGGCGGCGACCGATGCCTTCGGCGTCGTCTCGGCGAGCCCGGCGGTCCGCGTCGAACCTGAACTAGACGCGATCCTGGCGGCGATGAAACGGGCGACAGAACGGGAATACGACGGCGGCGCGTTCGCGGTTCGGGCTCGCCGAGCCGGTTCGTCGGACGCCCACCCCTTCTCCAGTACTGACCTCGAACAGGAGGGGGGTGCGGCCGTCGGCGAGACGATCGAGTCGCTGGGCGCGGAGCCGACCGTCGACCTCGACGATCCCGACTTCACTGTCTTCGTCGAGTGTCGCCCCGAGAAGGCGTTCGTCTTTCTGGAGAAGCGCGAGGGCCCGGGCGGGCTCCCGCTGGGAAGTCAGCGCCCGCTCGTCGCCCTGCTCAGTGGGGGTCACGATTCGCCTGTCGCGGCCTGGGAGGCGATGCGCCGCGGGAGTCCGATTGTCCCCCTGTACGTCGACCTCGGCGAGTTCGGCGGCACGGACCACCGGGCGCGTGCCGTCGCGACTGCCGATCGGCTCGCCGAGCTGGCTCCCCAGTACGACATGCGCCTTCGCGTGGCTCCCGCAGGCAATCTCGTCGCCGATCTGCTGGCGGCGGTCGATGCGACGCGGATGCTCTCGCTCCGCCGGGCGATGCTCGCGATGGCCGACGCAGTCGCCGACGACCACGACGCTGTCGGGGTCGTCACCGGCGAGTCGATCGGACAGAAATCCAGCCAGACGACTGCGAACCTCGCTGTCACTGACCGCGCGACGGACCTGCCGGTGCATCGACCGCTGGTGACGACCGACAAGACCGACATCTTGGAGCGGGCGCGAGACCTGGGCACCTACGAGGACACCTCGATCCCGGCCGGTTGCAACCGGGTCGCACCCGAGTACCCCGAGACGAACGCGACCCTCGAGGCTGTCGAGGCCGCCGAACCAGCGGATCTGTTCGAGCGGGTGAGGGCGATCGCCGACGATCGGACAATCGTGGAATGA